From one Saprospiraceae bacterium genomic stretch:
- a CDS encoding tetratricopeptide repeat protein, with amino-acid sequence MIKIFSTFLLIACTSILSGQDARLAEQYFQDGEYEKAGILFAKLLDQNKNQNYYFNRLTDCLIYQDKTAEAETLVKKQLKSFPDEAGNYVVYGNLLDKMGQPDAAAEQYKKAIDKLPNDRSKITSLAGNFINMSKFDFAIAAYEKGMKVFNDKNMFPYLLADMYRRKDDVPKMIEYYLISLDADPQRDVTIESIFQRTFQPSDYLELQKQLYAAIQGAPRAIHFAEMLQWAMLQSRDYLGALRQARALDKMLDENGSRIYQIGQIAKSANEWDAAVKAFEYITKEKGPQNSFYVEAKKDALACKRNKIKLSASPTTMDELKVLEQDYESFIQEFGKNRASSVLIIEYAELVALHLNNIPKAIAILDELIHLPNIPRPAAAQAKLNLGDYYLVQGEIWEATLLYSQVDKAFKEDQLGEEARFRNARLTYFNGDFEWAQKQFDILKSATSRFISNDAIDLSVFILDNMAGDSVSVPLQYYAQAELLGFQNKHQAALEKLDSIVFLFPNHDIVDDVLYLRAKIYSQLKQWDQAIPIYQTIIEKYKEGIRCDNALFELAEIYDFKLNEKEKAKSLYETLFMDFSNSTFAVEARKRFRVLRGDKIQ; translated from the coding sequence ATGATTAAAATATTCAGCACATTTTTATTGATCGCCTGTACTTCCATCTTATCTGGTCAGGATGCCCGCCTGGCAGAGCAATATTTTCAAGATGGTGAGTATGAGAAAGCGGGTATCTTATTTGCCAAGCTTTTAGATCAAAACAAAAATCAAAATTATTATTTCAACCGGCTGACTGACTGCCTGATCTACCAGGACAAGACGGCCGAAGCAGAAACTTTGGTTAAAAAACAATTAAAGTCTTTCCCTGATGAAGCGGGTAATTATGTGGTGTACGGCAATCTGCTGGACAAGATGGGGCAACCTGATGCGGCTGCGGAGCAATATAAAAAGGCGATAGACAAACTGCCAAATGACCGATCCAAGATCACCAGCCTGGCAGGCAATTTTATCAATATGTCTAAATTTGATTTTGCCATCGCTGCTTATGAGAAAGGCATGAAAGTGTTTAATGACAAAAACATGTTTCCCTACCTGTTGGCAGACATGTATCGACGCAAAGACGATGTACCCAAAATGATTGAGTACTACCTGATCAGCCTCGATGCCGATCCTCAACGTGATGTGACGATCGAATCTATCTTTCAGCGCACTTTCCAACCCTCAGATTACCTGGAGCTGCAAAAACAACTGTATGCAGCCATACAGGGTGCTCCAAGGGCGATACACTTTGCAGAAATGTTGCAATGGGCTATGTTACAATCACGTGATTACCTGGGAGCTCTCCGCCAGGCACGGGCACTCGACAAAATGCTGGATGAGAATGGATCCCGGATATATCAGATCGGTCAGATTGCCAAATCAGCCAATGAATGGGATGCAGCCGTAAAAGCTTTTGAATACATCACCAAGGAGAAGGGACCGCAGAACTCGTTTTATGTCGAAGCCAAAAAAGATGCACTGGCCTGTAAAAGAAATAAAATAAAACTATCAGCCAGCCCGACGACTATGGATGAACTCAAAGTCCTGGAGCAGGATTATGAATCTTTTATCCAGGAGTTTGGCAAAAATAGGGCGAGCAGTGTCCTCATCATTGAATATGCTGAATTGGTGGCACTGCATCTCAATAATATTCCCAAAGCGATTGCTATCCTGGATGAATTGATCCACCTGCCTAATATACCCCGGCCTGCAGCGGCTCAAGCCAAGCTCAACTTAGGTGATTATTACTTAGTACAAGGTGAAATCTGGGAAGCAACCCTCTTATATTCTCAAGTAGACAAAGCTTTTAAAGAAGATCAGCTGGGTGAAGAAGCAAGGTTTCGCAATGCACGGTTGACTTATTTTAATGGCGATTTTGAATGGGCTCAAAAACAATTTGATATTTTAAAATCGGCCACTTCGAGGTTCATCAGCAACGATGCTATCGATCTCTCTGTATTCATCCTGGACAATATGGCTGGAGATAGCGTCTCGGTACCGTTGCAATATTATGCACAAGCAGAACTATTGGGTTTTCAAAACAAACATCAGGCAGCCCTGGAAAAACTGGATTCGATCGTATTTCTGTTTCCCAATCATGACATCGTAGATGATGTATTGTATCTGCGAGCAAAAATATATAGCCAGCTAAAACAGTGGGATCAAGCCATACCGATCTATCAGACCATCATCGAAAAATACAAAGAAGGTATCCGCTGTGACAATGCACTCTTCGAGCTGGCAGAGATCTATGACTTTAAACTCAATGAAAAGGAAAAGGCCAAATCACTGTATGAGACGCTGTTCATGGATTTTTCCAACAGCACTTTTGCAGTAGAAGCACGAAAAAGATTTAGGGTTTTACGTGGAGATAAGATCCAGTGA
- a CDS encoding helix-turn-helix domain-containing protein, producing the protein MAEIFREITPLTHYDCFLVFERSKKDFDFPIHTHDELELNFIFNGAGVLRVVGDHKEEISDLELVLVGARLPHCWMTHNYEYKKDKGEMTEITIQFHKDLLDEKFLRRNQLIFIKSLLEKAGRGISFPQETIKQLEPRLRKLSKLSGFDSVLELYSILHDLSLTRGIQLLSNESFADEKPSFVNRRVELVYEYIRANYHKQITLGEISKMVGMTEVSFSRFFKKTTCKTFVDSINDIRLGNASRMLMDSSFSISEIAFKCGFKNQSYFNRLFKEKKGETPKEFRERYAGTRMFV; encoded by the coding sequence ATGGCTGAAATATTTAGAGAAATCACTCCACTGACACATTATGATTGTTTCCTGGTCTTTGAGCGTTCCAAAAAGGACTTTGACTTTCCAATCCATACTCATGACGAACTTGAGCTCAATTTTATATTTAATGGTGCGGGAGTCTTACGAGTAGTTGGTGACCATAAAGAAGAGATCAGTGACCTGGAGTTGGTCCTCGTTGGAGCCAGACTGCCACATTGCTGGATGACTCATAATTATGAATACAAAAAGGACAAAGGTGAAATGACAGAAATCACCATCCAGTTTCACAAAGACCTGTTGGATGAAAAATTTCTACGACGCAACCAGCTGATTTTTATTAAAAGCCTTTTGGAAAAAGCAGGCCGGGGCATTAGTTTTCCTCAGGAGACGATCAAACAATTAGAACCTCGCCTCCGTAAACTATCTAAACTGAGCGGATTTGACTCCGTACTGGAACTATATTCTATTCTGCATGACCTGTCACTGACCAGGGGCATCCAGCTATTGTCTAACGAATCTTTTGCGGACGAAAAACCCAGCTTTGTCAATCGACGCGTAGAGCTCGTGTACGAGTATATCCGTGCCAACTATCATAAGCAGATCACCCTCGGCGAGATATCCAAGATGGTCGGAATGACCGAAGTGTCCTTCAGCCGATTTTTCAAAAAGACTACCTGCAAAACCTTTGTGGACAGCATCAATGACATCCGCCTGGGCAATGCCTCCCGCATGCTGATGGATTCCAGTTTTTCCATATCAGAGATCGCTTTCAAATGCGGCTTTAAAAATCAATCCTATTTCAACCGACTTTTTAAAGAGAAAAAAGGAGAGACGCCGAAGGAGTTTAGAGAGCGGTATGCAGGGACTAGGATGTTTGTGTAG